From a region of the Phaeodactylum tricornutum CCAP 1055/1 chromosome 4, whole genome shotgun sequence genome:
- a CDS encoding predicted protein — MKLAVFAVLISTVASFVAPNGVQRAATTELNAERREFLSAAAVAAGLAFPLTANAIRDYENVGYLGGSEIVDVNNANVRVYLKMPGLYPTLAGKIASNGPYNAVGDLYNIPGLSGKEKELLKKYESRFTAQKPQADYVIDRFNNGLYR, encoded by the exons ATGAAGCTTGCTGTCTTTGCCGTCCTTATCTC TACCGTTGCTTCTTTTGTCGCACCCAATGGTGTGCAGCGTGCCGCCACTACGGAATTGAATGCGGAACGTCGTGAATTCCTGTCGGCCGCGGCGGTAGCCGCTGGGCTTGCCTTTCCCCTTACAGCCAACGCTATTCGTGATTACGAGAACGTTGGCTACTTGGGTGGCAGTGAAATCGTCGACGTCAACAACGCCAACGTTCGTGTCTACCTCAAGATGCCCGGTCTTTACCCGACCTTGGCTGGAAAAATTGCGTCCAATGGACCTTACAATGCGGTCGGCGACCTTTACAATATCCCGGGATTGTctggaaaggaaaaggaattgcTCAAAAAATACGAAAGCCGCTTCACTGCCCAAAAGCCCCAGGCTGATTACGTCATTGATCGCTTCAACAACGGCCTCTACCGCTAA
- the VDE gene encoding violaxanthin deepoxidase (expressed gene with similarity to violaxanthin deepoxidase, involved in xanthophyll cycling; chloroplast precursor), which yields MKFLGVTSLLCLWSVVNRENVSEAFAPRHQSLSRPSSRTTSAFSRAPILSLRKYDSDSEVENDLLSKLNPFQNWQTALQSTALALTIGVASWTSLPTIVPPAFAATTDSKSIVSCLFQKCPLPLAKCIANPKCLANVVCINTCTGRPDEIECQIECGNLFENEVVGEFNKCVLTDMKCVPKQGDDGSYPVPAPEIVVPKFDTKFFDGRLYISAGQNKLFDVFPCQVHFFTETEKGKFFGKLNWRVEQPDGNFFTRDALQEFVQDPNQPGHLINHDNEYLHYEDDWWVIDYEYDGNKDGVPPFAFVYYRGNNDAWEGYGGVVVYTRAAQLPESLLPRLRVAAEKIGFDFDKDFVITDNTCPTDLSGKEKQILREKFAGKVALQTEQQLQAQVTRLRGNAVNSIKAQKLFFEQGLEGAQKAYDALEETEKQFERETSQQ from the coding sequence ATGAAGTTTCTCGGTGTTACCAGCTTGCTTTGTCTCTGGTCGGTGGTCAACAGAGAGAACGTGAGTGAAGCCTTTGCGCCCCGACACCAGTCACTCTCCCGTCCATCGTCGAGAACGACATCGGCTTTCTCTCGGGCTCCAATTTTGTCGCTCCGCAAGTACGACTCAGATTCAGAGGTTGAAAACGATTTACTCTCGAAGCTGAATCCATTTCAAAactggcaaacagctttGCAGAGTACAGCATTGGCACTAACGATTGGTGTCGCTTCCTGGACGTCCCTTCCCACAATTGTCCCTCCAGCGTTTGCCGCCACCACGGATTCCAAATCCATCGTTTCGTGTCTCTTCCAGAAATGCCCTCTCCCCCTCGCCAAGTGCATTGCCAACCCCAAGTGCCTCGCCAACGTTGTTTGCATTAACACCTGTACGGGACGACCGGACGAGATTGAGTGCCAGATCGAATGTGGAAATCTGTTCGAAAATGAAGTGGTAGGTGAATTCAATAAATGCGTCCTGACCGATATGAAGTGCGTGCCGAAGCAGGGCGATGACGGATCATATCCCGTTCCCGCACCCGAAATCGTCGTACCCAAGTTTGACACCAAGTTCTTCGATGGACGACTCTACATCTCAGCCGGACAAAACAAATTGTTCGATGTATTTCCCTGCCAGGTGCACTTTTTTACCGAAACCGAAAAGGGCAAGTTCTTCGGCAAACTGAATTGGCGGGTGGAGCAGCCAGACGGGAACTTCTTCACCCGGGATGCGCTCCAAGAATTCGTGCAAGATCCGAATCAGCCGGGTCACTTGATCAACCACGACAACGAATACCTACATTACGAAGACGACTGGTGGGTGATTGACTACGAATACGACGGCAACAAGGACGGCGTCCCCCCGTTTGCGTTCGTCTACTATCGCGGCAATAACGACGCCTGGGAAGGATACGGCGGAGTCGTCGTGTACACGCGCGCTGCCCAGCTACCTGAGTCTCTGTTACCTCGTTTGCGTGTGGCCGCCGAAAAGATTGGCTTTGACTTCGACAAAGATTTCGTCATTACGGATAATACATGTCCGACTGATCTGAGtggcaaagaaaagcaaatttTACGCGAAAAGTTTGCCGGTAAGGTTGCTCTGCAAACCGAGCAACAGTTGCAGGCCCAGGTCACACGGCTACGGGGAAACGCGGTGAATTCCATCAAGGCGCAAAAGCTGTTTTTTGAGCAAGGTCTAGAAGGTGCGCAAAAGGCGTATGATGCCTTGGAAGAGACAGAAAAGCAGTTTGAACGAGAAACCTCCCAGCAATAA
- the ZEP3 gene encoding zeaxanthin epoxidase (expressed gene with similarity to zeaxanthin epoxidase, putatively involved in xanthophyll cycling; chloroplast precursor) translates to MKRSCSIVTILYVATTVRAFAPAPLVQSSCFFQRQPTTTARFVSGTAPPSSNVASEEKVDAISEAHRLKVLIAGAGVGGLSLAKVLTKMPTMDVTVLEQTSEFKRFGGPIQLASNAMEILKHMDKPVFDKVMEKFTFTGDKENGIKDGIRTEWYAKFDLKTPAENRNMPYTGVIERPDLQQIFLDSLPKGTVKNGDGVARYEKLPDGGVKAVLKSGKEVYGDVLIGADGIWSAVRATMRDSPAKGDGSGATYSGYTVFAGELAYDSFDNGQVGYKVYIGPGQYFVITDIGNGNYQWYAFLARPADSASSTDMPDGQSKYLQEIFAGWSEEVHHILRATQEHEIEQRDLYDRPPSAMKPWTDGPVALLGDGVHAMMPNLGQGGCQAIEDAFVIGQELGSATKRSQIVDKLREYQQRRLIRSAAVQGLSRFASDIIIRGFDTPAKIYRDENGKFQFENCNYAGIVTKILQPILPIFFSVQFAFLYDGWKNDKQIDFKAFLGFSVLGGLIVSLVLFELAEAGLGIGLGAEALLGAEGLLDFGGISAAIQDFFLGGGAAGL, encoded by the exons ATGAAAAGATCTTGCAGTATAGTCACAATCCTATACGTAGCCACCACGGTGAGGGCTTTTGCTCCCGCCCCACTGGTACAATCAAG CTGCTTCTTCCAGAGACAACCCACTACAACGGCCCGCTTTGTTTCCGGCACGGCACCACCTTCGAGCAATGTCGCCTCGGAAGAAAAGGTGGACGCCATTTCTGAAGCGCACCGGCTCAAAGTGCTGATTGCTGGCGCCGGAGTTGGTGGTCTTTCCTTGGCCAAGGTTTTGACCAAGATGCCCACCATGGATGTTACCGTACTGGAACAAACGTCCGAATTCAAACGGTTCGGTGGACCCATCCAGCTCGCTAGTAACGCAATGGAAATTCTCAAACACATGGACAAGCCAGTATTCGACAAAGTCATGGAGAAATTTACCTTCACCggtgacaaagaaaacggTATTAAGGATGGTATTCGGACGGAATGGTACGCCAAGTTTGATCTCAAAACGCCGGCAGAAAATCGCAACATGCCGTATACGGGTGTCATAGAGCGACCAGATTTGCAACAGATTTTTTTGGACTCTTTGCCCAAAGGAACCGTTAAGAACGGCGATGGCGTGGCTCGCTATGAAAAATTGCCCGATGGCGGCGTCAAGGCGGTACTCAAGTCCGGGAAGGAAGTCTACGGAGACGTCTTAATCGGGGCGGACGGCATTTGGAGTGCGGTGCGGGCTACTATGCGGGATAGTCCAGCCAAAGGCGACGGTAGTGGTGCCACCTACTCGGGGTACACGGTTTTCGCTGGCGAATTGGCGTACGATTCCTTCGACAATGGTCAAGTTGGGTACAAAGTGTACATAGGACCAG GCCAATACTTTGTGATTACGGACATTGGCAACGGCAACTACCAGTGGTACGCATTTTTGGCACGACCCGCGGACAGTGCCTCCTCTACTGACATGCCCGACGGTCAATCCAAATACTTACAAGAAATTTTCGCGGGCTGGTCAGAGGAAGTTCACCACATCCTCAGGGCTACTCAGGAGCATGAAATTGAACAGCGCGACTTGTACGATCGTCCGCCGTCGGCCATGAAACCATGGACGGATGGACCGGTGGCGTTGTTGGGAGATGGCGTACACGCCATGATGCCCAACTTGGGGCAAGGTGGATGCCAGGCGATCGAAGATGCTTTTGTCATTGGACAAGAGCTCGGTTCAGCAACGAAGCGCAGTCAAATTGTTGACAAGCTTCGTGAGTACCAACAGCGTCGTTTGATTCGCTCGGCGGCCGTCCAAGGTTTATCTCGTTTTGCCTCGGATATCATCATTCGTGGTTTCGATACGCCAGCGAAAATTTACCGTGACGAAAATGGCAAATTTCAGTTCGAAAATTGCAATTATGCTGGAATCGTTACCAAAATTCTTCAACCGATTCTGCCTATCTTTTTTTCGGTTCAATTCGCTTTTTTGTACGATGGTTGGAAGAACGACAAGCAGATCGATTTCAAGGCTTTCCTCGGTTTTTCTGTGCTGGGTGGACTGATCGTTTCTCTGGTCCTATTTGAGCTTGCTGAAGCTGGTCTGGGCATAGGCTTGGGTGCCGAAGCATTGTTGGGGGCGGAAGGTCTGTTGGATTTTGGAGGTATTTCTGCCGCCATTCAAGACTTCTTTCTTGGAGGTGGCGCAGCCGGTTTGTAA
- a CDS encoding predicted protein: MKSWVGSRLLLAFAGIGSFAYASTTDHRYTAGEHVELWVNKVGPYANPQEAYEYYTLPYCAPDTKHHPESIGEYLGGHALRHSGHDIVFDPKAVTEACTQKPLTAEQAAKFGFAVQHRWFYQMYLDDLPIWGMVGELLPTNSDKAGLKPYVYTTRNLVIRYNQDQIVQVDLTSDPKSLVKVEAGAKLTFSLHVQWETTTDEFHSRFDRYLDHEFFKHPIHWFSVFNSFMMVLFLMGLVALILLRTLKKDYARYGIVSDLEDGIHDVDEEGKPLTGDKALEDAGWKQVHGDVFRAPSYLPLFAALLGTGWQLVVLTLGVILFAVLGPMHGQVHEERGELLHAVIACYSLSSIVAGFVSGKFFKLYFPTTAAARRGPKTTLWQSVMVYTVLLLPTASVAVLTILNAISIVYGTINTIPFLVILKLFLIWVFVSVPLNIVGTMAGRHAGKGSGPLDHFPCRINAIPRPIPDDVPWYGKPSGLVPLAGLLSFGSIFIELYYVLTSLWNYKFYHVYGFLLGVYSILTIVVGMTSIIVVYFSLNAENYLWQWTAFWSGASTAAYVFLYGIYYFVFKTTMHGLLQTSYYFGYMALISVNLGLLCGVLGHAAASRFVRAIFQNVKVD, from the exons ATGAAGTCTTGGGTAGGATCTCGTCTGCTCCTGGCATTCGCCGGAATAGGGTCGTTCGCGTACGCGTCGACGACGGATCACCGCTATACCGCTGGTGAACACGTCGAACTATGGGTCAACAAG GTTGGGCCGTACGCAAACCCGCAAGAAGCTTACGAGTACTACACCTTGCCGTATTGTGCTCCCGACACCAAGCATCATCCAGAA TCCATTGGAGAGTACCTCGGTGGACACGCCTTGCGTCATTCCGGACACGACATTGTCTTTGATCCCAAAGCCGTTACCGAGGCTTGCACACAAAAGCCACTCACCGCCGAGCAAGCCGCCAAGTTTGGGTTCGCTGTTCAGCACCGATGGTTCTACCAAATGTACCTCGATGACTTGCCAATCTGGGGAATGGTGGGAGAACTACTGCCCACCAACAGTGACAAAGCCGGGCTCAAG CCCTACGTCTACACGACGCGCAATCTCGTTATTCGATACAATCAAGATCAAATCGTCCAGGTTGATCTTACCTCCGATCCCAAATCGCTCGTCAAGGTCGAAGCCGGGGCCAAGCTTACTTTCAGTCTACACGTACAATGGGAGACTACCACGGACGAGTTTCATTCGCGCTTCGATCGTTATCTCGATCACGAATTTTTTAAACACCCGATTCACTGGTTCTCCGTCTTCAACTCATTCATGATGGTCCTCTTCTTGATGGGACTGGTCGCCCTCATTCTACTCCGTACCCTGAAAAAGGACTACGCCCGGTACGGCATCGTGTCCGATCTGGAAGATGGTATCCacgacgtggacgaagaaggaAAACCCTTGACGGGAGACAAGGCATTGGAAGATGCCGGTTGGAAACAAGTGCACGGGGACGTCTTTCGTGCACCCTCGTATTTGCCATTGTTTGCTGCTCTCCTCGGCACAGGCTGGCAGTTGGTGGTTCTCACACTCGGTGTCATATTGTTTGCCGTTTTGGGACCAATGCATGGACAAGTTCATGAAGAACGTGGCGAGCTCTTGCACGCCGTCATTGCCTGCTACAGTCTTTCCAGTATTGTTGCCGGTTTTGTCTCGGGAAAATTCTTCAAACTCTACTTCCCGACAACCGCTGCGGCACGCCGGGGTCCGAAAACGACTCTCTGGCAATCCGTCATGGTGTACACCGTCTTGCTTCTGCCCACCGCTTCAGTGGCCGTTTTGACTATCCTCAACGCGATCTCTATAGTGTACGGAACCATCAACACAATTCCTTTCTTGGTCATCCTCAAACTGTTCCTAATTTGGGTCTTTGTTTCGGTTCCGTTGAATATCGTGGGCACCATGGCTGGCAGACACGCCGGCAAAGGAAGTGGACCGCTGGATCACTTTCCCTGTCGCATCAATGCGATTCCTCGGCCTATTCCAGACGACGTTCCGTGGTACGGCAAGCCCTCTGGCCTTGTGCCCTTGGCCGGCTTGCTTTCGTTCGGATCCATCTTTATTGAGTTGTATTACGTTCTTACGTCTCTGTGGAATTACAAGTTTTACCATGTGTACGGATTCTTGTTGGGCGTGTACAGTATTCTGACCATCGTGGTCGGCATGACTTCGATCATTGTCGTGTACTTTTCCTTGAACGCGGAAAATTATTTGTGGCAGTGGACGGCGTTTTGGTCGGGGGCCTCGACGGCGGCGTACGTTTTCCTCTATGGCATTTACTACTTTGTCTTCAAAACTACCATGCACGGACTCTTACAAACATCGTACTACTTTGGTTACATGGCGCTTATTTCTGTCAACCTCGGGCTCTTGTGCGGTGTACTCGGTCACGCCGCGGCCTCCCGGTTTGTCCGCGCCATTTTTCAAAACGTGAAGGTGGATTAG
- a CDS encoding predicted protein has translation MSEGSEGSSDAVVGEGDIVYPDVHQDPRRIPQVLTKAAVPTLVAGLDAGDVLECYLITRTSYLHGIAENRIPVHKQVIGLRYRPPSSASNTAPAAGANRGSAFANGITGKPPLSLTLEYGPTRTGRTPDLPHDVLPRIVPEDNEVDMVTWENEAQVYYTTSISPDTHEDANYVTSLTGAVLSHLLLEACAYPLIPSRRRYQPFAVVDVRTNATLLRSSSDRDFIQAMMQVLANVGVVLQPIIPPHPGLVQLTAIGKVERIPTATSRTVVAQFYQTLYKCVEAIAAANVTAALPIPSAPTAAPSKTPSMAPSMLDVALPVEPEVATDPPIVPGDDVPDNGNNDSGNNFDNLPSLLSKPPRRLDQQSILINLSGPPPSEPLASMAPVPSIPASIGAVGESPAPTSVLQPPIILPSVSLTKIPSMTPSSPLSTAPSSATLSTLPPSFPPTTVRPPVSESDLAAQAAQQAQQAANDAASSGNSQAAKAASQAASAAQKAADLTAVQAAFMSRDALFSGDGTSVTSALSKCLSEPRFGLVNERIEQVTNDVDGESIVTNLTTTTAYLYWDGHFYYRVNLTAPFLQVVPRLLDLPPPASASSGAALGADDFVDWSLALVIFACFLVGCLLIFQAVMGRNLRIIRPLYKCQRWFFDPLQHNYADLDETSEADGVFRQQHGWGREYSFGEDVIPLSMGGRRATGSTPPHTNYSEHDEDDLFWSGKAKKSSNGGHISGEKSEMELTNLSEGRKRLSTNGSFREDEESPLTSHRLFRDPDLVEMPTLHSTSKVAIPVSLSPDKVSSTKK, from the coding sequence ATGTCGGAAGGGTCCGAAGGCAGTAGCGATGCTGTCGTCGGCGAAGGCGACATCGTCTACCCTGACGTTCACCAGGACCCCCGCCGTATTCCTCAGGTACTAACCAAAGCCGCCGTGCCTACACTCGTCGCTGGTTTGGATGCAGGAGATGTTTTGGAATGCTACCTGATCACTCGTACATCTTACTTACACGGGATTGCCGAAAATCGCATACCGGTGCACAAGCAAGTCATTGGTTTGCGCTACCGCCCGCCCTCCTCGGCTTCCAATACAGCACCTGCAGCCGGTGCCAACAGGGGGTCCGCATTTGCGAACGGCATAACGGGTAAACCACCACTCTCGCTTACACTGGAGTACGGACCCACCCGTACAGGACGGACTCCCGATTTGCCGCACGATGTGCTGCCCCGGATTGTTCCAGAAGACAACGAAGTCGATATGGTGACCTGGGAGAACGAAGCACAAGTCTATTACACAACCAGTATCTCACCCGACACCCACGAGGATGCCAACTACGTCACTTCTTTGACGGGAGCGGTCTTGTCACACTTGTTGCTGGAAGCCTGCGCGTATCCGCTCATACCCTCTAGACGTCGATACCAACCCTTCGCGGTGGTGGACGTGCGCACGAACGCTACCTTACTGCGATCCAGCAGCGACCGCGACTTCATCCAAGCCATGATGCAAGTCTTGGCCAACGTTGGGGTCGTTCTCCAACCCATCATTCCACCACATCCGGGACTCGTACAGCTCACGGCGATTGGCAAAGTGGAACGTATCCCGACCGCAACGTCGCGAACCGTCGTGGCGCAGTTTTACCAAACGCTCTACAAGTGCGTCGAAGCCATCGCAGCCGCCAACGTGACGGCCGCTTTGCCAATTCCTTCCGCACCCACGGCTGCGCCTTCAAAGACTCCGTCAATGGCTCCGTCGATGCTGGACGTGGCGTTGCCCGTCGAACCCGAGGTAGCGACCGATCCTCCGATTGTACCCGGTGACGACGTGCCGGACAATGGGAATAACGATTCCGGAAATAACTTCGACAACTTGCCTTCGTTGTTATCAAAACCACCCCGTCGCCTTGACCAGCAATCGATTCTGATCAACTTGTCCGGGCCACCTCCCAGTGAACCTCTGGCATCAATGGCTCCTGTACCCTCCATTCCCGCGTCCATTGGGGCTGTGGGAGAAAGTCCGGCTCCAACGTCTGTCTTACAGCCACCAATTATATTGCCAAGTGTATCCCTTACAAAGATACCCTCAATGACGCCATCCTCCCCGCTTTCGACGGCCCCGTCTTCAGCCACACTTTCTACCTTACCTCCGAGTTTTCCGCCAACAACAGTACGCCCTCCAGTCTCAGAGTCCGACCTAGCGGCCCAAGCCGCGCAACAAGCCCAACAGGCGGCAAATGATGCGGCTAGCTCGGGCAATTCCCAGGCTGCAAAAGCAGCTTCACAGGCGGCATCGGCTGCGCAAAAGGCTGCGGACCTGACTGCTGTACAAGCGGCGTTTATGAGTCGAGACGCGTTGTTTTCGGGAGATGGTACTAGCGTCACATCGGCTCTCTCCAAATGCCTCTCGGAACCACGTTTTGGGCTCGTTAACGAGCGTATTGAACAAGTAACCAACGATGTCGACGGGGAGAGTATTGTCACCAACCtgaccaccaccaccgcatATTTGTACTGGGACGGACACTTCTACTACCGCGTTAACTTGACGGCACCTTTTCTTCAAGTAGTTCCTCGTTTGTTGGACCTTCCCCCACCCGCATCAGCATCGTCCGGTGCTGCCTTGGGCGCGGACGATTTTGTCGATTGGAGTTTGGCCCTTGTGATTTTTGCGTGTTTTCTAGTCGGCTGTCTCCTCATTTTCCAAGCCGTCATGGGTCGCAATTTGCGCATCATTCGGCCGCTCTATAAGTGCCAACGCTGGTTCTTCGATCCGTTGCAGCACAACTATGCGGATCTGGACGAAACATCCGAGGCAGACGGGGTTTTTCGTCAGCAGCACGGCTGGGGTCGTGAATACTCTTTCGGAGAAGACGTCATCCCTCTGTCGATGGGCGGCCGACGAGCTACCGGCAGTACTCCCCCTCACACCAACTATAGCGAACacgacgaagatgatttATTTTGGTCCggcaaagcaaaaaaaaGTTCGAACGGCGGCCATATATCTGGCGAAAAGTCTGAGATGGAACTCACTAATCTGTCGGAAGGTCGGAAGCGACTTTCGACCAATGGTAGCTTCCGTGAGGATGAAGAATCCCCACTTACGAGCCATCGCTTGTTTCGCGATCCTGATTTGGTTGAAATGCCTACGTTACATAGTACCAGCAAAGTGGCCATTCCGGTCAGCCTTTCGCCAGACAAAGTTTCATCAACCAAAAAATAA
- a CDS encoding predicted protein has product QGGSGAVEYDQNVRTTPRDERFPSSNQALHCWNRYNEWLLCVKQSGDEDNCKPMRQFAESICPGIWLESFDEQRDDGSFSGIGNKFDEKGH; this is encoded by the coding sequence CAAGGAGGAAGCGGCGCGGTTGAATATGATCAAAATGTACGCACAACTCCCCGTGATGAGCGCTTTCCTAGTAGCAACCAGGCCTTGCACTGCTGGAACCGATACAATGAATGGCTTCTCTGTGTCAAGCAGTCGGGTGACGAGGACAACTGCAAACCTATGCGCCAATTTGCGGAATCTATCTGTCCGGGGATTTGGTTGGAATCATTTGACGAACAGCGCGATGATGGAAGTTTCTCCGGAATCGGAAACAAGTTCGACGAAAAGGGGCACTAA